GGACCAGCCAGTACCAATCCCCTCTGCTCCATTTATCAGCACCATGGGAATGATGGGCATATACCATTCTGGCTCCACACGTTGATTGTCATCATACAAGAACCTCAGGATATTGTCATCCACTGGTGGGAACAGCAACCGTGCCAGCGGACTAGGATGGAAAAGAGAATTTAAGCCCCAATTCTCCTTACAGAACAGTGACCACCATTCCAAAAGAAccctccagaaaacaaacaaaaaaacacctaaaTTGGGTTTATTCCTATCAGCCAACCACAGCCATACAGCCTGGGGCTCTGTGTGAGGAAACCAGGCTTCTAGAGTAACACTCAAAACAGATGCATCTTCAGCAATTCCACCCATCTCTACAGGTTCCACTGGCTATATGGGGCCCTAAACTCATACCCGAAGTATTTAAATTAAACGTTTAATGTCCAGAAAGGCTCCAATTCTCTGTACCTTGCTTTAGTACAACCATACATGTGCTCAAGTAACAGATTTGACCAAGTTCAACCTAAGTGACCATTGGGTCAGAGACTAAAGCACTGCACTTTCAGCTATTAGAACTTTGCTTTCCCAGCTCAGGTTCGCTTTTTATTATCCTACTCAAATTTCTCCCTTTGTTTTTGCTGCCATTTCCATATTCTCCACTGTGCCTTTCTGTTCTCTGGAATGATAACCGAAGTTTATATACCTGAACCTAGTGTCCAAACCTCACTTCAATTGTTGCTACTCAGAGTGAGCAAGTAGTCCAaatttttaaagggaagaaGCACATTCATTTTTCATCCTAATTGCTGTCAAATTGAGTCTTGTAATATGCTAAGAATATTTAAGACTGTAAGAAATCATTAATGCTGACCTGAGCAGCGTAAAGATGTATCGAGGACTGGCAGAGTCTTTCCCACCATGCAGCCTTGTGCCAAACTGACCAATAGGCTGTAGCAAGTTGAGGTTGTTGCTGCCCACAAAGTTCTGAGCTAAGTTAATGATGGTCATCATCAGCGATGCCTGCAATAAAGGAAGGTTCAAAGCTAAATATGCAGAATTCTTCACTCAACGGACAAAGTTAAAGCCAAAATTCACACCAGGAACAGAACTGATATAGAGGATAAACTCAAAATACTGGAGGAAACTCGCGGAAAGTACATCCCAAGACTGTCTAGCCTGGGTGACTAGATATATTCCAGTGACCCACAGATATACTGCTGTTATTGCTGTTCTTGAAACCTCCAGTGAAAGATCCTGTCAGTCTCCAAAAGGAAGCTTGTTTTAGTGCTTAACTTGTCCTTACCAAGGTAGAAAGGCTATTAACATCTGCCTAAATCTATCATAaataaaggggttttttttcttgttctactttttgaataaaatacattCCCATAAAGTCTAGGCAGGAAAGGCAGACCAACCAATCTCAGATTAAATTCTTGTTGAAGAATAGGAGATATACAGTCactttgttttggtatttataCTCAAATATCTAGTTCTGCTTTAGAGGCATCTTAACTGTTAAGTCAACAGAAAGGCttgcctttcatttaaaaagcattttgcacaACAAGGCCAGGTTCTTACTTCACCATGATGGTATGAGGACATCTCAGCTACAGAACCAGCCAGCTGAGCAACTTTCACCTCTCGCTTATCATTTCGTTTGAAACAAGTGAACAGAACTTTTCTTTGACCTGGCTTCAAacctgtataaaaaaaaagacaagacctTGTGATTAGAACATACGATGTGTTTCACTTCTGCTCTCTAGAGACTATGACATGCTTCTACACCTAAAAATTCTGCCCCAGAGAGTAAGGTACTTGCAATAATATACTACAAAATGGACAAAACATTTAAtccaaagattaaaaaacctGGACAGCAGAAAATGAACTTCAGAACACTGACCCTGAAAACTCAGCAGGTTTCCCAATTCTGATATGACATACAAGCACCCATTTATTAAGAGCTGGGGCACGCACTATGTGGAATCACGATCTTGAAATAACTTACCATCAACCAGTGACGGGATTGATCTTTCATTATCCGAGTTTGAGAACAGCACTAACTCCTTGTTTATGAAGTCGTTGTATGTCaggaaattagtatttttcccATACAGGTATTCCTAGGAAAAACAGGTGCAAGACTGCCTTAATTTTAATGAGGTCTAATCTGTTTCTTAGCACATCCTTGGCTAGTTTCACTGAAATGGAAGCTCCTTGTCAGAATAGCTAAACACAGCTCCAGTGCTGACAGTCTTAGCATGGTGAAGCGAAACATTTCCTGTGATGCAGGCCCATTTTTTgataaataaaatcttcatgCAGCCCTGCTCAAGGTATCATTTCCCTATTGATAAAGTAATTTGAGTGATAAGTGTTAAATGTGAAATTCACGGATGCACAATTGATAATGTGGCTACACTGGTGAGAGaaggagctgctctgcaaaaTCCTGAAGTGTTTTAACTGTCCCATAATCAGGTGACTGACTCCCTGACTGAGCTCTGTGCAGCTCTAGCATGCCAGAATGACACTGAGAAGAGCCCCAGGGAGAGACAGGAAACCAGTTTCCTTATCTATGTAAACCTTTTACCTCTGGCAGACCATGCAGCTTCCGTTGTCTTCTATCCTGCATGAAATTAGTCAGCCACTCCTTTCGCTCTTCTATCTTCTTCTTGCTAAAGGCCTGTGtattacaaaatgaaaagtaacTCAATTCCAGGACATTCTGTGGTGTGCCTTATTGGCTcacttggaaaaagaaagcatacaGGAAGAGTTTACCCAGGAGAATAACATGCTAAATGTGCTGACCTAATAGCCcaagaaatgcaataaaagtTTCTTGTAGCTAAATATATTAGGAGCATAATTTCCACCAGTCTTTAGGAAACATGGTAGTTAGATTTAAATGTATGGATTTTTAACATAATAATGGAAAACGACAGGAGATTTTGGAGGAAATttatattttggggaaaaactTGGTTTTTTGGCATTGCCTAATAGCTCAGAATACTTAGGAGTCAATGGCTACTGAAGGTGAAGAAGTTCACAGAAGCAAGGACTGTTTTAATCCACTGGTGAACCATTTTGCAAGAAAATctgagggagaaaagggaggtCTGACTTGGAGAAAACTGCAGTAGaacatgcagaaaaatgttaaaggaaTATTTACTGTTGTGTCTGAAAATGTCAATTGGTTTGTAGTGATTAGTTTGTTCTGAGCTATATTTAAAAGCCATCATTAAAAGGCTACTCTTGGCCTGAGGTCTGTGGACAGATTTGCTTCTACTGGTTAGACTAAAGCCGTAGCCTTGGTAACAAAGAGATTGTCTCAAGCCCAAAGGCCTTTAAGAGCATATTAAGAGAAAATACACAGCACTCTAAGCAGTAGAATACCAAAGGTAGTAAGTCAGCAATTAAATCAAGTGTTAGTTACCAGGGTGATCGCAGCATCATCTGCAGGCCCAGAATATTTGAAGCCAATTCGATGTTTAGCCATATCTGCAAAGTATTCTTTAGCCTCCTTTGATGTGCTGGTACCCAAACCTGCAGAGACAGTACTAGTTAATCCTAATAACTTCTTGCTTAAATTAAGTTGCagttcaaagaaatattttaccatgCCCAGTTTCTGTGATGCATCATACAAATGTATAGCATGAAGATGACTTACTGAAAACACACGACTTTAAAATGAGATGTAAGGTATCTGTAATTCTTGTGCTTTTAGTGATAAGTGAGCAGTTGCATGTTGTACTTTCGGGTTTTGTCTGTAACTCCTGTAGATATCCAAAATGATTAACAGCTACTGTTCTGCAGTTGGCAACTTTCTTATTGGTACTAGGCGATTCGGAAGTACTTAGCTTACAGTGCTAACACTACACAAGGACCATTCTATGGAAAATACCACATAAAATTGAGCATAATTGCCTAAGAGGGCTGAAAGAATGGTTATCCACAATATTCTAGTTCCATTTTGAGAGATTTTACTGAGATTTTTATCCAGTTAGATGTTattgttttcttacttttgtattttatgttgcATGTATTTGTAGTCAGAGTATCTTAGGAGGGAAGAtcctttctgcaaaagcagggcTAACTGAATTTAATCATGAATGCTTTTACTTGGGTCATTTAATTTCAACATATTACATTTTCTACAAACCTTTATAGTACTTGATTTTCCATGAATTGTAGTTCTGTGTACTGTTTTTCCATTCTTCAAATTCAGGAATGCTGTAGAATgcaatttcttctttgtttttagaGACCTACAATCAACAAAGATTTTAACCGTGAAATGAGAGGCAGATTTAGACCAATGGATCTTTACTCATTTACCTTATCATCTACCCAACCCTTACCTTTATGATGGGAGTAATAAATTCCTCCAAAAAGTTGTGTTTTAGAAGAGATGGCCAGTTGTGATGGATGAAGTTTATCAGCAAACCTTTGATATGTGATCCATCTTGatcctgattaaaaaaaaaaaagacaccacaaaCCCCAACACATTATATCAGGGACATGATGGAATTAACAATTGTTACCTTAACAGcaaatgattctataattccAGCTAACTGACCCTTTTAACTTTCACTTCTAAAAAAGTGACCACGTGTTGTGTAACCTAAGAAAACCAAGAGAAACAGTAAAGGCACATTCTTGGTGAAAGAAGGTATCAAGGACTGGTCAAGGGCCTTGAATCAGCAGACTGGAAAGACAGTATTTAGCTATCTGGCGATGCTGCTCTCCCCCtctattttatctgttttgtgGCTGAAAAGACATTATGACCCACTAAAATACAGcatgataaaaagaaacaaattcagaGGATTAGGTACAACAGTGGCAGTAGGAGAAAGGtagcacttttttcttctttcctctgtattcaagtggtgtttttttctctcccaatTTTCAATTTTAGTGAACCTAACCTGATCTGTCATAATCATAATCTTTCCATAGCGAAGAGTCTTTAAAGATTCTTGATCTTCATAGTTCTTTTTATATTGTAAACCCACAATCTTGATGATGTTGTtgatttcagcattttccataATCTGGAAAAGatcacacaaaataaaaaccttgttTTTCACACTTAAAATGTAGCTGAAAATCTAAAGCTATTCATAAGTATACTGTTGACTGAGCTTTGTTGCATTATGCAAAGCATAATGCGCCTTTTAACAGGTAGATTATAACTATTTTCCAACTAACCTGCTTATGAGAAGCTTCTCTGACGTTGAGTATTTTTCCACGCAGGGGAAATACTCCATATTTGTCTCTACCAACCACTCCTAGACCAGAGACAGCCAGTGTTTTGGCTGAGTCTCCCTCTGTCAGGATAAGCGTGCAATCTAAAGAATTCTTGCtgcctaaaaaataaaagaaacatcaaGTCAATTTTCCAATTACGAAATGAAATCAAAGCCTGGATACTCACAAACTGAATGAGAACAAATACCTTCTAACACATACAAGTTTTGTTGCACTGCACATAGTAAATGGGAATAAACATAGTAAATGGGACTGTAATATGGGGATAAACTATAATTAcaggtttttgcatttttccttatGAGACAATTCTTTTGTCTAATGAAGAAGTTTTAACTGTTTTTGAATGAATTGGTTACAAAGGACGTAAACCACTTACCAGCATCATTGGCATCATCCAGCTTAGGAACACCCTTAATCTTGGTGTGTTTCACAGCTGAACATTTCTTATTCAGCTCGTTCTGAGCTTTAAATTTTACCCAGTTTAGGACACTTTCAACAATGCCACAGGCCACTGCCTGCAATACAAAAAATAACCGCAAACAACTGTGGGAAAAGCCTTAACAATGACAGAATATtaagttacattttctttaattcatgACATTGCTTCAAAAGTAGATATTAGCCACATTAAGCATAAGATGTAGTTTTACAGACATTGTGATTATCTGTGTATCAGTACTTACCCCCTTAATAAATTTTTCACTCAATTTACACGTTGAACCAAAGTTCTTTGCCTGCAGAGTCATGTTCTCTTTAGTCTGAGAGTCAAAGGTTGGGTTTTCAATTAAGGCATTCACAAAAATCCACATATGGTTCTTCACCTAGAATTAAATACAAGCAGTAATCACACATTATGCAAGCCCACCTTGGTAACAGCAGTGCATTCTGATACTTGCTGGTCAGAATgacacaggaaggaaaaactcATTTATCACTATGCAtggttttgaatttttctaGATATCTTCAAAGAATTTAGGGCAGCTAATGAACATTCACGAGCAATGTTTACTGATTTGAGACGTCAAGGAATTAGCAGCTCTCAGCCCAAATAGGTTATTGTCTAGCAGATACCAAGTTTTAGTCCATCTACACTGACTTACAGTGTTCTGATTACAAAATACATTGGCCAAACAAAGAGAAGACCGTTAGTTGGCTTGAACTGGGCAATATGAGGCTTCTATAATTAGCAATTTCTTATCTATATATGGTCTGTAGAATAGAAATATGTATTAATTAAAGTAGTAATGCACTAAGCTGTAGTTACAATTTGCATTAATGCCAGAGTTGTGTTTTCCACTGGGGAAATTCCGACACTGTACCTGAAAAGGCTTCACTCCAGCTccatttttgttcttctttttcacAACGTCAATGAGCTTAGTCACAAGCTGGTCAGTGACATAATCAATGTGCCTGCCACCCTAAGGGAACAGGGGACCAAAGACATGGTGGGGGTGCCATTAAAACAAAGCATGCATATCTGTTTAAAACTTTTAGCATAGTCTTTGCAACATTAAGCAACTAAGCATTTTCACTAACAGACACACATTTGAAAATAGCTAAGAATATTGATGATGAAGAATATGGCATTAGCTTGACTAAGTAAGCTAAGGAAGAGTTACCTTTGTAGTGGCAATGCTGTTGACAAAGCTAACTTGCTGGAAGCCTCTTTCACTTAAAGTCAAACACACTTCCCACCGAGAATTTACTTCCTCGTGGATAACCTTAAGCGCATTACCAGTTTCATCTACTCTGTCCTTCAGATAGAGGTCCACATAACTGCGGAATCCTTTCACCTGCATACAGACGAAAGCAGACAATTAATTTATAACAGCTCCTATAAATACTTAATTCATATCTTCCTGGGAAGTGGGTAGCAAAATCACTCATGCAAATTTTCCCTTTAACACGTGTAATGACATAAATTTCTTcaacaaaaatctgtttaaatgaCATGAGAAATACAGATATTACAGTTTCTTCTAAATGTTCACTCACAGGCAGCCTCTGTCCATTTAGGAAAACTTTGACATCCTTTGTGGATCCAGCAATATCATATGCTCTTCGAGACATTAGTGCTACAATGTCTTTATCAAGCGTTGTCATTTTGAATTTTGACAGATCAGGTTGGAAAGTGATACACGTGTAATCTTCtccatcaaaatatttcagcttcatttcaCCAGCCTTTCCCATGTTGTCTGTCCAGGTCTGAGAAAAGGAGGTTTTGTGAGTTGCAAGTCTAACACACCTGAACAACTAGcttagtttttaaaagcagtaagcTGATTTACGagttttaaatactttcaaattaaaaagaactCACTGGTTAAAAACTAGATTCTGATTATGTCTGCTCGTTATTTATCTGAATTCTATTTTGTGGCACAGTAACTGTGGGCCAAATTTATTCTAATCACGGTGTACTGAATGCAACTTGCACCTagagttttgaaacaaaaacttAGGGTCTTGTTTGAAAATCTCCAGTGTAACCTTACTGAAATGAGAAGTGTTCATACCTGTCTGAATAACTTTTTGTACTCACGACATGCAGTTTCCACAGTAAATTTTGTGCTAAATATGTTGCACAGTTTGGCTCCATAACCATTTCGCCCACCTGGaattagaaggaaaacagacttgTGTTACTGCTTTTGTTCAAAGCCATCTAAAACAATTCCAGACAAACAAGACTTCAGCCACTTCAGCACAATCCAAGTACAACTGTCAATAAGCAACAATATCCTACAAACTCAGTATGTGACTATAAATCCACACTTAATTGGGATGAGCATTCAAAGagaatttttcctgttctccatgTTTGTACCATTACTATAAAATAGAGTGGGAAGACCTCTGTCTGACGGATTCAGAACGCTGTTTTCATGTTCCATCAAGgacccccttcccccccttttaGTTCACACATTAAAActgaacaggctgctcagaaaTATTAGTGACTATTTGAGAGTCATCCCTACCTGTGACTTTCTTTTCATTGTCATCATAGTTGCTGGATGTTAGTAGCTGTCCAAAGATAAGAGCAGGCACATAGACCTTCTCCACTTTGTGTTCAACAACTGGAATACCTTTGCCGTTGTTCCATACACTGATTGTGTTATTCTCtctagggggggaaaaaaaaaaaggtgtttttaaggCTGCAAATGATTGAGCTATGAAACAAATGTTCTACAAAAGCTCTGGGGAAAGGCCACCATTTCATAAGAGCAAATCTccatccagcagctgcagaaacagccgGCAGAGGGAGAGCAAGTCAACAACAAAATTCTCAGATCTGCGGATACCATCTGTGAAATGGACTGCCACATGTAAAAACCCTCTATCTATGCTCAACGACAGGATAAAACAGttgagagggagaagagaggaaaacagccacaacagaaaacaacaaaaaggcaGTCATTTCACAACTCAGCACCCTGTAAGAGACTGTGGGGCTAAGCAAGGAAAAGGCTTTCACAACTGGTGAATTACATTTGGTCTAACTTGGACCGGCCCCATAGCAGAGCCCTCCAATACCACACCAGCTTAGCAGAACAGCAAATTAACGCACATGCATTGGGAAGGCAACgaacaaaaatgaaatcaaactTACACATCAATTGTAACCTTAATGCATGACATGTTTTTATCCCTCTGCTTGTTGTCTGCAGCATTGACTAGAACAGAAAGATTATTGTTTATATTACATTCTGAGTCAAGACAAAACTATTAACTCTAAAGTGTCTTCAGCAGAATGAGCACAAAAATTCAATGCAATGTTACTAATAATCATAATCTCAGGATGCAAATATTTGGCAAGTTATAAAGATGAGTACTGCAAGTTAACATAAAAGGGAGAATTTTGGGCTGAATGAAATTGGTTTTGTAATGGAGTGCACCATCATTCCACGCATGGCTCACTATTTAGCAGCATTAATGGAAGGACATTGGGGATTAGTATCCAATATTTCCAAGCACAATCAGCAAACCATGTACTCTGTGAGCACCATCCACCAAATTAAGCAATAAGTATTACTCGGTCAACAGCACAACCAGATAAAAGTACACTTGATAAGCTCTtacatttatttccagtttcttaGACATTCAGCGCCCATTAATGACTTGTCAATCATTGACCCAACAAATAGGTCACCTTACCTAGAATCTCATCGAAGATTTTGTATAAGCCAGGCACAAAGGTCACATCTCTGCAGTTGAGGCCCACGTCCTCATCAAAAACCCACATTTGCTGAAAAGGAGGTAAGAAATAACACATCAGTCCCCAGATACACCTTCGTTTCTGCGCCATCAGTCTGTAAAGCAGATGTTTTGTGCTTTATGAACAGATATTAATGACTTCTCGCCCGCACCAAGGAGTTCAAGTGGCTTAGCCCCGTGGCCCTTCTCGTACCTGGGTGACCAGTTCCACAGAGCCGATGTAGGTGTCGGGCCGGAGCAGGATGTGCTCCAGCTGTGTCTTCTTCTGGTAGATGTGTTCCACCGAGAGCTGCTTCTTGGTGCCATCTCCCTTGGGCACCTGGGAGTTCTCATCCGCAGGCTGCTCGGGGGAGAAACGGAGGCAGTGAGGGGCAGTGGGCTCCTGAAGGTGACCGGGGGAGGGGTCGAAGGGGATCAAGGCGGGGGGGCGTGTGATGGAGCGGGCCCGGGCGGCTGGGAGCCCCTGCACCGTACCAAGGGAGAGAGGGGATCTCGGGGCCGGGGGAGAGGGTGAGGAGAACGTGGATGTGGGAAAGCTCAGAGGAACGGAGGGAGAGGCTACGAGAGGGGCCCGGGGGGAGACCCTGAAGGAGCAGGGGGGACCCGAGGAGAGATCCTGAGGCGGGGGGGTGGGAGACACCctgaggggggagggggggggcgcggcgACGGGGACCCGGGGAGAGACTCTGAGGTGGGGGGGGAAGACGACGGGGACCCGGGGAGAGACCCTGAGGCGGGGGGGGAAGACGACGGGGACCCGGGGAGAGACCCTGAGGCGGGGGGGGAAGACGACGGGGACCCGGGGAGAGACCCTGAGGCGGGGGGGGAAGACGACGGGGACCCGGGGAGAGACCCTGAGGCGGGGGGGAGGAGGGCGGGGAGAGGAACCCGAGGAGAGACCCTGAGGCGGGGGGGATGGGGACCCGGGGGGAGACCCTGAGGGGACAAGGAGCGGAGGTGCGTGGGGCGGGGAAGGGTGGCGGGGCGCCGCACGTACTCGGAGTGGTGACACGAACTCCTGGAGCTTCATGGCGGCGACCGGCACTGCTGAGGAGACACAAAGACAGCCCCAAACGCGCCTTTCAAACCTCCGCGCGGCCCGCCAAAATCCTCAGCCAATCCCCGCCCACGGGCCCCCAGGGCGCCGCCAATCGCAGCGGGAAGGCGGGGACACGTGTCGCGCTTCTCCCTACCTCTCGCTAGTCAGAGGGCGCTCTGCGAATTCAAATCAGCCACTCAGAAGGGACAGTTGCGGGACGGGCAGTGATATTGGCCAATAGAAGAGCGAAGGGGAGGAGTGTACTGGGCGGCGGGGCCTTAGCGCCTGTCCGCTTGCCTTTGGTGTTATGACGTACCGGGGGTCGCTGGGGGGGGCCCGGGGATATGCTGGAACCCACTGGGTAGGCTTTGGGGGGACACTGGGACCCACTGGTCAGGCCCTGGGGACACTGGCCAGGCCTGGGGATCCACTGGGACCACTGGGTAGGCCCAGAGGGGACATTGGGATCCCCTAGACAGGCCTTGGGACCTACTGGGCAGGCCTTGAGGGGACACAGGGCAGGCCTTGGGGCCTACTCCCTGAGGGGACACTGGGCAGGCCCTGAGGGGACACAGGGCAGGCCTTGAGGCCTGCTCCCTGAGGAGACGCTGGGCAGGCCCTGAGGGGACACAGGGCAGGCCCTGAGGGGACACAGGGCAGGCCTTGAGGGGACACTAGGGCACAGTAACGCCGCCTCAACAGGCACCAGGCCCTGGAGCGTGCCCCTGTGTGCGTATGCCAGAGCCACCAGTCGGGGGCTgttgctgggggctgctgcccacGCTCCAGGAGAGGCAAAGGTTGCTGCCTGCACTCGGGAGAAGCTGTTCTGCTGATGCAGCGCCCAGCAATGTTGACATCACTGGAGATGGATTACAGTGACTTTATGGTCCTTGCGGTTGTGtcacctcctccccctgcacTCCCATTTGTGCTGATCCAATGGGGCTGAAGCCCACTCATGGTTCCAGACCCTCTCCTCATTCCCTGGGCTGGCTGTGGTGTGCCCTTCCACACCCCTTGCTGGGGCGATGTCCTGGGTAGGACCACCCCTGTAACAGATCACTGTCGTCCAAAACACCAACGATTATTTCGTCTTTATTTCTGTGACAGCATCTGCTTCACTGGAggtgcagggaagcagctgggcATGGCCTGGCATCACCCGGTGGGATCTGTGGGGATGGCACAGCCTGGGGCGagcatggcacagcctggccGCAGGGTTGGCACCCTCTCGGTGCTCTCCCACAGCCCTGACGCTGCAGTTCaccccccagtgctgcccacagagctccCAGAGCTgtttccccagccccacaggatACAGGGGGGCTGCATGGGGCATGTGGCTGGTGGGTCACCAGTGCCACAGTGCTGGGGTCACCACATGTGCCGGTAGGGAAAGGCCACTTCCACGCAGAGCACCACCAGCTCCTCAGAACAGTTGTGCCGCTGCCCGGCCAGCAGCCTGCCCTCGCCCAAGGGGGTGGCCAGGCCCTCCCCAGGGCCAGAGCTGCGCCAGCCCTGGCAATC
This DNA window, taken from Falco peregrinus isolate bFalPer1 chromosome 18, bFalPer1.pri, whole genome shotgun sequence, encodes the following:
- the TOP2A gene encoding DNA topoisomerase 2-alpha, translating into MKLQEFVSPLRPADENSQVPKGDGTKKQLSVEHIYQKKTQLEHILLRPDTYIGSVELVTQQMWVFDEDVGLNCRDVTFVPGLYKIFDEILVNAADNKQRDKNMSCIKVTIDVENNTISVWNNGKGIPVVEHKVEKVYVPALIFGQLLTSSNYDDNEKKVTGGRNGYGAKLCNIFSTKFTVETACREYKKLFRQTWTDNMGKAGEMKLKYFDGEDYTCITFQPDLSKFKMTTLDKDIVALMSRRAYDIAGSTKDVKVFLNGQRLPVKGFRSYVDLYLKDRVDETGNALKVIHEEVNSRWEVCLTLSERGFQQVSFVNSIATTKGGRHIDYVTDQLVTKLIDVVKKKNKNGAGVKPFQVKNHMWIFVNALIENPTFDSQTKENMTLQAKNFGSTCKLSEKFIKGAVACGIVESVLNWVKFKAQNELNKKCSAVKHTKIKGVPKLDDANDAGSKNSLDCTLILTEGDSAKTLAVSGLGVVGRDKYGVFPLRGKILNVREASHKQIMENAEINNIIKIVGLQYKKNYEDQESLKTLRYGKIMIMTDQDQDGSHIKGLLINFIHHNWPSLLKHNFLEEFITPIIKVSKNKEEIAFYSIPEFEEWKNSTQNYNSWKIKYYKGLGTSTSKEAKEYFADMAKHRIGFKYSGPADDAAITLAFSKKKIEERKEWLTNFMQDRRQRKLHGLPEEYLYGKNTNFLTYNDFINKELVLFSNSDNERSIPSLVDGLKPGQRKVLFTCFKRNDKREVKVAQLAGSVAEMSSYHHGEASLMMTIINLAQNFVGSNNLNLLQPIGQFGTRLHGGKDSASPRYIFTLLSPLARLLFPPVDDNILRFLYDDNQRVEPEWYMPIIPMVLINGAEGIGTGWSCKIPNFDIREVVNNIRRLMDGEEPLPMLPSYRNFKGTIDELGPNQYVISGEVSILDSTTIEITELPVRTWTQTYKEQVLEPMLNGTEKTPSLITDYKEYHTDTTVKFIVKMTEEKLAEAKAAGLHKVFKLQTSLTCNSMVLFDHVGFLKKYDSPQDILKEFFELRLRYYSLRKEWLMGMLGAEAAKLSNQARFILEKIDGKIVIENKPKKELIKVLIQRGYESDPVKAWKESQNKEEEEEEKEEEGESDKESSAATGPDFNYLLNMPLWYLTKEKKDELCKQRDNKEQELGNLKSKNPSDLWKEDLAAFVEKLDAVEAKQAEDETAVLAGKSLKVKGGKTKVKAAQLSTVMPSSCGIRVVPQITAEMKAEAEKKTKKKIKSEKAECDENQEENTSGDKEPSALKQKLQHKLLNAERGAKRQATLPFKPLKKMKKRNPWSDSGSDSGSDFEVLPPPRERVVRQAAAKVKIEISSSSDSNLSSSDEEPEFQGNSESNTESDTNSKEKPPKPRAAPKETTEKAAKAPKQKAVQSAIPVQVQDVANEDVSQAPAAPSVSVPHSKAVAEKSAAAKKASAPKSKAKLDNQPSIMDVLGKKKAAPKSSKAAAKEGSQGSKAKGVSDKKPGQTKGQKVIKRQPNLLDSDSDSDFGLKISKSVAAKKSKLDDDDDFTDSAAGANSPVAVPRTRPGRLKKPIQYTEDSDEDDSF